One Mesotoga sp. UBA6090 genomic region harbors:
- a CDS encoding TetR/AcrR family transcriptional regulator, translated as MRGQETRERIMEAAIQVIAEETIEGLSTRKVSSIAEVNLAAIHYHHRSKEGMLIDLSRHILNNYVLPRLEPLIDQSKQPVDIAHDLYTEVLKLYSERSDIMVSLVYLWLHGMKNKRVREILINARADFYDRVERALGASMSMRRASKVSHRLLTYVAGKVMEMSVDGDMPDEKEVDEMAKLLS; from the coding sequence GTGCGTGGACAAGAAACGAGAGAGAGAATAATGGAGGCAGCTATACAGGTCATCGCTGAAGAAACGATCGAGGGCCTAAGCACACGAAAGGTTTCAAGCATAGCAGAAGTAAATCTTGCAGCCATTCATTATCACCATCGCTCCAAAGAGGGAATGCTCATAGACCTCTCTAGGCACATTCTGAACAACTACGTTCTTCCGCGACTCGAACCACTAATAGACCAGTCAAAACAACCAGTGGACATCGCTCATGATCTCTACACGGAAGTCCTGAAGCTTTATTCGGAAAGGTCAGACATAATGGTTTCTCTCGTATATCTTTGGCTTCACGGGATGAAGAACAAAAGAGTAAGGGAGATTCTTATTAATGCAAGAGCAGACTTCTATGATAGGGTTGAGAGAGCTCTCGGTGCTTCAATGTCTATGAGACGAGCCTCTAAAGTTTCTCATCGGCTTCTCACATATGTGGCCGGCAAAGTAATGGAAATGTCAGTAGATGGAGATATGCCAGACGAAAAGGAAGTCGACGAAATGGCAAAGCTCCTATCATAA
- the arcC gene encoding carbamate kinase, producing MKRIVVAIGGNALNKPNEKPTAEVMQKNLLSTTSYLADLIEEGYELVITHGNGPQVGNLLVQQDIAKEVFPPFPIDVNDAMTQGSIGYLITQTLNNELIKRDHKRDIACVLTQIVVDKNDQGFQHPSKPVGPFYDEETAKELERTKGWTVKEDAGRGFRRVVPSPIPLDVLEIEPIREMIKDGTIVVAAGGGGIPVVREKSGAISGVEAVIDKDRASALLGKLIEADALVILTGVDHAYINFGKKDQQELKELTVEKGRELMEAGHFAKGSMLPKIESAIDFVSRTGKEAIITSLEKVDLALRGKSGTRIVP from the coding sequence ATGAAGAGAATTGTTGTTGCAATAGGTGGGAATGCGCTTAATAAGCCAAATGAAAAACCAACTGCCGAAGTAATGCAAAAGAACCTGCTTTCGACAACCTCCTATCTTGCAGATCTTATAGAGGAAGGCTATGAACTGGTTATTACTCACGGCAATGGACCTCAGGTAGGAAACCTGCTGGTTCAACAGGACATCGCTAAAGAAGTATTTCCCCCCTTTCCAATTGATGTCAACGACGCGATGACTCAAGGCTCGATCGGTTACTTGATTACTCAGACTTTGAACAACGAACTAATCAAGCGCGATCACAAGAGAGACATCGCTTGCGTTCTAACCCAGATAGTTGTAGATAAGAATGATCAGGGCTTTCAGCACCCTTCGAAACCTGTAGGACCATTCTATGACGAAGAGACCGCAAAGGAACTTGAGAGAACCAAGGGCTGGACTGTCAAAGAAGATGCCGGGAGGGGCTTCCGCCGTGTAGTTCCTTCGCCAATCCCTCTTGATGTTCTTGAGATTGAACCGATAAGAGAGATGATTAAAGATGGGACTATAGTAGTTGCCGCAGGCGGTGGTGGAATCCCAGTCGTCAGAGAGAAGTCGGGAGCGATCAGTGGAGTTGAAGCCGTTATAGACAAGGACAGAGCCTCAGCATTACTTGGAAAACTTATTGAAGCGGACGCTCTCGTAATCCTCACCGGAGTAGACCATGCCTACATAAACTTTGGGAAAAAAGATCAGCAGGAACTAAAGGAGTTGACCGTTGAAAAAGGCCGAGAGTTAATGGAAGCTGGCCACTTTGCAAAGGGAAGCATGCTGCCGAAAATTGAATCCGCAATCGATTTTGTCTCCAGAACGGGAAAGGAAGCTATAATAACCTCTCTGGAGAAGGTTGACCTGGCACTTAGGGGGAAATCGGGTACAAGAATTGTTCCATGA